Part of the Serinus canaria isolate serCan28SL12 chromosome 1, serCan2020, whole genome shotgun sequence genome is shown below.
AGAATTTCTGCCACAGAAGATTTTATACCCTCTCATCTTGATTTGCTGCAGTTTGCCTACAGCCAGGGTGAGCAGAGCCACAAACCAACAGGTTATGCTGTGGCACCCCTACACTTGTCCTTTGCCTTTGATCCTGGAGGGCAGCTTGTCATGGGGAAGAATGGCACACTGACCTGAGCTCTACTCCTATTTGCCCCCTAACTCTTCCCAGAACCTCTGGTCAGGACTGAGGACACCTCGGGAGACATCCCTTGTAGTCTCCTTCAGTCTCATTGCCCAGGTTCTGTGGTGTGAGGCTGTTCCCACGTCTTTCCTCCAGCACACTTTTCCAGGACCTTGTTCCAACGTTTTGCTGAGTGTTTTATACTCTCCTTTTCAGTACATGGCTCCAGAGCAGGCTCCCACTTCCCTCTAGGCAGGAAGCCTCTAGGCAGGAAGCCAACACACGCACCTCACCTCAGCAGTGGTGTTCCTTCTGAGGCAGCCCTACCTGCTGAACTGATGGCCTGGCCTGGCTCTTCCCCACACTGACCCAACTGTTTCTTATTTCCTCTGTCAGACCACTGCTAAAACTTGTATCTCAAAGGTGCTGCTAGACCCCTCATCTTGTCTGTTGCATGAGGGAGTGGGACCATCTCTCTTTCAAAATACACTTCCTTTTAATCTGTTTCTTCTAAGCCAGCTCCCAATAAGTACTAAAGGCATGGCTGTTCTGTACCAGGTTCATTCCCATAACTGGGTGGAGGCCCTGCTAGGCAGGGGTTGGTGTGTATTGCTGTAAGGCCAGCTTCCAGGTCCTGACAGGGAcactgggtgctgctggcctgTACACATCCACTGCTCAAGTCTTTCAGAGACATCTGTGTTTgttctctgctgtctctgcacaAGTTGGGAACCAGACACTGGCTGCTGAATGTGCTGCTTCCTACTTGCTCTTCTATCCCACGGATGAGCCCATGCTGGAGAAAATGAAGCAGTATcgcacagagctgggagaggacgTGGCCATCACAGCCAGACAGGTAGTTACAACTCCAGGCCTGTCCTTGTTGGTCCTCCCCTGTCCCACAGGACGGGATCACAGTCCAAGAGACAAATAGGGGAAGGTGTTCCTCTGCAGACATGTGCCAAGCCCAGCAGTGAAGAAACTGGAGTTTAGTCAAATGTCACAGTCATTGTCCCTTCAGGACAAAAACAGGCTTTAATTGTGCACAgcagtgggatggggcaggCTTCTGCCCTGGACAAGGGtgggattttcttttgtgaGGTGGTTGTTTGACAGTCTCTTTGCTTCCTTAGAGTATTGAGCATTATGTGCAGAGATCTTTGATGGAGAAGAAGTTGATTTATTATGCAGTGGAGCATCTGGGAGAAACTTTTAATGACCCTGTGAGTAACAATATCCTTTTAACCTTCCTGCCATGGTTTCACCAGTTCACAATCACAGTTGTCAGAATTCACTTTAGTAGGCCATGATCCAGAAAGGATCAGGTGCTGATAGGAGGACCCCCAAGTCCTTACGAGGTGTATCTTTAAGGCCTTTCTTCTGCTCCAGGGCTGAAGTTAATTTGAAATGGCTGCTATAACTATATGCATTGGCTCAATTTGTCTGTCCTGAGAAGTGGGCCACAGTGGTTGGTCTCATACTCACTGGAGAAGCAGTGCAAGGTTTGCTGTGTACTGAACcacctgtggtttttttcttacaggATCTTTGGACTCCAGATGAGCTGATTCCTGAAAACCTAAGGGAGAAGCACAGGTAAGATTGGGCAGGTCAGCTAGGACTGCAATATAAGTAGGGGTGATACAAGGACCAGTAATATGTAGAGAAATGGGCACAAAAGGAACGGGAAGGatgtgaaatgctgctgcagaggagggcTGGGCGTAGCTCTGTGTACTGACAGCCCTGGTCTCTGTTTTTCCCCTTGCTCCCGAGAGAGGATCAGGAGAAGCAAAAGCAGGAAACTCTGTATgtggaagagagggagaagaggggtGAGTAAAAGAGCTTGAAGGAGGTCTTGGATGCAGTCAGCCAGACATACTCAGGCTAAGTGCTGTCTTCCACCCTCAGACATTTGAATGGTAGCATAGATGCAGACTGACTTGAATGGCTCAGCAAGTCATCTCactgttcttttcttcctctttgatGCATGTGTAATCTTGCAAAATCTCACTGCGTACATCTCTGGCATGCCAACTCAAAGGGCACTGtggctggagaagctgaggaCAGCCTAAATGTGGGACAAGCCTGTGGACATGCAGATCCCTGTTCAGTGTGCCAGCAGTGTCTACACCAAACCTGGTTCAGCTCCACCAGCCCAACTTCAATCAACACTTTTCTGAAAGGGACATGAAGGAAGGGGCTGGGAAATGGAAACTGGAAGCAGACAATGTAGCTTGGGCAAGTCTTTCCCTGAAAAGCAGAAGTCCAAGGGGTTTGTGGCTGAATGATGCAGGCTGCAGTGCAGAATCTTGTGTTCTTGCTGCTCCACTGTTCTCATGTGTGGATACAGAGCCTCTTGAAGGGCTTGGTCATGGAGTCTTTGCTTAAAATGACCCCGAGTGGTTCTCTGCTGTGGCACATGTGAGAGCAGAGCCTTCTAAGGGCCCGAGTGCCTCGGCATTCCTCATTGTCCAGAGGTCAGAGGGGTGGGAAAAAAGGCCAAAGATCAAAAAGCTGAATCATCAGCTAATATCCAGTGCTTCTCTTTTGggtgaagaaagcagaaagattcACCAGAGATAATTCTTGGATAAGATGTTGATGAAAGATGATTGAAAGGAGGGTTGATGGAGGTGTTTACctgcttcttttctccagagCCTCACTCCAGTAGGCTggacctgctctgctgctgcaatcCACAGTGCACTCAactttccccagctccctgctgctctcccagcaagTCCCAagtctctgctggctcctgaaGCACGTGCTGTAGGCCAGCTTCCCCAGCTGGTGCTCTGGTTCCCCTGAAGCATGTGAGGGGTCTGCGAGGAGCGGGCTCTTCTGGGGAACTGTCCTGTCTTCTCAGAGAATGTAGAGTGTCTCTCCACTTCCTTATCCAAGCTGGGGGTTGGTGTCTGAGGGATTCTTGTCCAAAGCCTGCTCATGCCTCTCTGTGCTTGCTTCTCAGCAGGTGCTTTGCCTTTTGAGGGTATTGCTGTTACAATGGATTCCCAGCAGATGAATGGAAGCCAGAGGGTTGTGTTCGACAGAGTGCTGACGGAGTCTGAGTGTAAGGACCTTCTCCGACTGACAAAGGTGAGGCCAGGATCCTGTAAGAACTCCTGTGTGTGGACTTTCCtcctcagcaggcagggcaggagggttTGCATGAAGGAGAGCTGGCAGCCTAATGCATGTCATCTGAATCCTTCTCTTCcaggcagcaggggaagcaGGAGATGGATACCGGGCAAGGCGGTCTCCTCACACCCCACATGAGAGATTTGAAGGGTTAACTGTTTTGAAGGCCGTGCAGGTAAAATGAATCTGTGAGTCTGCTGCCCTCTCAATTGTCCAGAAAGAGAGTTTGCCACCTGAGTGTTTTGTTCTGTGGATTGCACTCTGGGTGGGGTCATGGGTGTGCTGTCTCCCTCACAGCACTTGTGGTCTCCTCTGACCTGCTTCCCCCTCAGTCACATTCAGGGATGTTGTACGTGGAAGGCTTGACAAGTGCTTTCTCTTCTGTGAGGCAGGCTTTGGGGACTGCTTGTCCCTGTGAGGTAGCCTTACAGACATGCTTAGTTTAGAGTTGGAGAATAAATTAAGGTAGAAGGAGCCTCTTGAGATCTCTGATCTGACCTCCAGCTTGCAGCGTGTCTAATTCCAAAGCTAGATGAAATCCCTCGATTCTTTGCCGAGGCAAGTTCTGAACATTTCCAAGGGTGGAGAttctccagcctctctgggcacctTTTTTGGTGCTGTACCAGTCTTGTGAGGgtgaaatttttcttcatatctAGCCAAAATTTCCCTTGCTGCAGCTTTTGTCTGCTGCCTCTTTTCAGTGAGTCTCTCTGAGGAGACACTGTCTCCATCTCCTCTGTAACCCTCTTTTAGGTGACAGGAAGCTGTACTTAGATGTTCCTTTGGCCTTTTCTTCTCTAGACTGGAAAAAGCTGATTCTTTCAGCCTGTTTTTCTAAGTCATGTGTTCCAAAATTCCTGCCATCTTAGGACTCTTCATTCAAGACTGACTTCAGTCTCCTAGTATCTCTTGTGTAGTGGGAGACCCAAAATGATGCAGCTTTCCAGATATGGCTTCGTGGgccaaggagaagaaaatatttgccttGCTGTACAGGTGTACTCCTGAGTTATAACTGAATGAGAAAATGTGTTCCTTTCTTGCCTGAGTGACCACAGGACCTCACAAAGGTCTTTTCTCCTGCGCTGTGTACGTGTATCATTTCTTAGAGTGTCTTTGTAAGTATTGTAGCAGACTTGTTTTTCACTTGTAGCTGGCCCAAAATGGGGACGTGGAGTGGAGAGATGCCAAATTGCTTCTGCAGGCTAGTGAGAAATCTCGGAAAATCATAGAGTCCTATTTCACTCCTGGAAAGAAACTCCATTTTTCATTCACACACCTTGTGTGCCGCAGAGCTGTAGACGGTAAAGAACCTTTCATCCTGTTAGTCCCTGTCTCCCAGAAAGTCTCCTCACTCCCAGCCATGTGCTCTCAGGAGACTCTCCTCCCTTTATTCTCACTGTACCCCTTTCTCCCTGCATTATTCTTTCTTGAAGCTGAAAATGCCCATATTCCTTTTTGTATATTTCCAGGGGAACAGGAAGGTCGCATGGATCTCAGTCATCCTGTCCATGCTGACAACTGTCTCTTGGATCCTGAGGGGCAGGAGTGCTGGAAAGAACCTCCTGCCTATGTGTACAGGGACTACAGGTAAGAGCACCTGCATTAGATCatgtgaagaaattcctggcCCCATCAGAGGATGTGCTTAGCTTATAGAAACCAGGTGATGGTTGGCTCAAAGCCATGCAGGCCTGTAGCATCAGGCAGAAGGCTGCATCAGCAGCTTCAGAACGAGGTGTGAAAcacttccctgggctgggaagtcctgcccttttttcctccttgcttgGCAGAGCCAGCTTTAACAGCAGAATGAGGCTGGGAGGCTGCACAGATTAGAACCATGATATCAAACTGCTATCTTGTGGGTCTACCACAGTACTACAGTCAGCTGCCAGCCCTTTTCACAGGCTGTTTCTTGTAGTCGAGTTCTGTCTTTTACAGAATTCTGTAAATTACAGGAAAGGGATAGTCAAGCTCCTTGGATTCCTCTTGTTTGAGCAGTCAGTGCCTATTCTCTCAAGATTCACTGCAAATACTTTGTGCTGGGTTTTTCCATTCCACGTGAGAGTTTATGTTTTTTGCAGCCTGTGGCAGGTTTTGTTACTCCTCTGTGAAAGAACTTGAAATATAGTTTAATGGTGATGCCAGTTGTTGCACACTGCAGCCAGATGAGGTCAGTTCACTACAGCTGATTCCTCCTACTTGCCATCTCATTCCTGAGCATCCAGAAATTTTACTTGTCTTTTCTTTGAATGGTAGCTGTATCCAGAGCAGAAATCTTTAAGCAGCTGTGATGAAGATATGAGACTTAGAGGAAATTCCATTGTCATTGAGTTGTTTCCCTCTGCATACCAGTGTTTACTTGGTATAACCAGATTGTAAAGTTACCAGACTTGTTGTGTAACCAGTTAGATCTCTGTCCCTCTTGTGAGAAAGCTGTCCTGTCCCTTCACTGCTCCCTGGGTTCTCTGACTTCTACTTGAATGGATGGTAAAATACTTTCTGGGGATCTATTCCACTGGGCTATTTTTGGGAGTATCCCTGTCCTCTTGCAGCTCGAGCTGTGACTGCCCAACCAGTCAGCTTAAGGGCTGAGCTCTTGCAGTATCCTTTCAAAGGAAGTGCCTGTGTTCCAAACTTTCTGGATCTTTCCTGTGAATCTGTGCTATGGGCATTAATGATAATATTGAACAGGATTGTACCCAGGGGCCCACGAGTTCCAGtgatgctgctctgggtgcaCAGTGCTCCTTTGGGTGCCAGCGGTGCACTGGTCTCTGTGTGCTGTTCATGCTCATCTTCACCTTCTCTTTTCATTAGAAATTTCTCCCATGGCACCATTCTGAGTCCTTTTACCACAGTCCAAACTGCTGAGATTGAGCATGCAgtgttttcttggaaaatgCACTATTTTTTCAAGCATTATGTGGGTAGCCCGATCTGCCCAATGTTACATTTTAAGACCATTTTCCATTTGCTTCTTGTCCTCCAATTACCCTTCTCAGAAATGGAGTCTAAAGCCCTGCAGACTATTGAGGTCAGGATAACACTGTTTATTCTTCAGCCATTATCCCTACCTTCCTGTCCCTTTGGACGTGTGAGAGCtgtccttgcttttctccaCTCATCTCACCCCTCTGGCTTCACAGCCTTATTAAAACCCTGTGGCAGAAGAGCTACAACTTCCTGGGTTCCAGGGCTGGTaatcctctccctgcccttatgTGTTTAACATTGCTGCAGCAACCACAGTGGtcatttgtatttcttcctCTCAGTCCCATTAACTATGAGcctctgctgttcctctgaTGTTTTCTGTCAGCTTAATTGAAGGCCAAGAAGAACCCGGGCAGTTTGTGGTCCATTCTTTCACCTACTTGGCTGTGGGCTCACCTGTGCTGCACAGTGGCCTCACTACTTCTCTTTTTCTATAACTTTAGTAAAGTTTCttggtttaattttctttcctacatGCACCAGGCCCCTTTTGGATCATTCCAATTCTAATGTTACCTTGAAATTCCTTGGCAGTTAAGACATGGTTTTCTTTGCTGATCGGTCTGCTCTTCCAGGAGTTGGATTATTCCCAACCTTGAAGCATAAACAACAGGTTTGAAACACGGTCTGTCAAGTTCAGGGCATTgtcacagcagtgccacagaTGCATGCTGCTGGGGATTaagaacaaaccaaaataaaacgGGACAAGTGTGTAGAGCTAATTCCCTGGCATACTCTCCCAGCCTCCTGTGGCTTGCAGCTCAGGGACTCCCCtgagccaggcactgctgtaTTTAACACCCTCAGATGGATTCTCCTGCTAACTGGTCTACTTGATTTTCAACCTGTGACAAGGAATGCTGGGAAGCGCCTGGGAGGAACAAGCTTCACCGTACATatgttctcttcctttttgtCCACAGTGCCATTCTCTACCTCAATGATGACTTCCAAGGTGGAGGccttttcttcactgaaatggaCACTGTGACTGTCACAGTAAGTCTGGGACTGGccaaaagagggagagaggattGAGGGCGAGACTTACTCTGGGCAGGAGGAAACTGGTTGGTTATTGGATCCCACTGCTCCAAAAACAATCCTGTGCTGGTGCAGTGGCAGATTCAAATAGGGACAGCTAAAGGGAAATTGAGGCAAATCTCAGACAGGGGAGAATTTGACACTTTCCTAGCTGAGATTTTCCAGGCCCTTCCAGTCTGTGGGTGTCTGTGACCTTTGTTGTCCCACTGATTTTCTCTGTCCCCCTCCAAGGCCTGCCTCGCTCACAGACTGGCTGTGGCAGCTCTCTGCACTTCCACATTCCCAGAGCAGTGTCACCCCTGTAGAAGGACTGCGTTCTCCACAGCAGGGTCCGCTGGCTTCACAGTCTCTTGTCTCTCTCCTGGCAGGCCGAGGTGCACCCCAAGTGTGGGAGGCTGGTGGCCTTCAGCTCTGGCAAGGAGAACCCCCACGGCGTGTGGGCCGTGAGGCGCGGCCGGCGCTGCGCCATTGCCCTCTGGTACACGCACTCCGCGGAGCACGCTGAGCAGGTGAAGGGCCCTGCCGAAGGGACAAATACAAGCACCTCCAAGGGAGATCAAATCCCACCGAGGAGCAGCTTTTGGGCTTTCCCTTGGGGCAGGGCACAGCGCTGCAGCTGGGGGTTGCCCTCGGACGGGGTGTGTGGTGGAGGGGCCAGCCTGGGATGGGTCCGCAAAGGGGGATTGGGCTCTGCAGAGGTCGGGCGGATGTGTTTCGTCCAGACCCGTCGTGCAGGTATGATTCACGTAATTTCTGTCTCCATGGCTGCAGGAATGGGtgaaggcagaggagctgatggAGCAGAGGGCCGTGGAGCAGGACCAGCCTGAGGGAGATAAACATCAAGGAactgatggcagcagcagatcctCCTCAGAGCCTGGTGCTCCCCGCCGTGCAGCCAAGCCTGCAGATCAGAGACAGAAGCCTGGCTTGGACAGGAAGCAGCACCCCAAGGTGCTACGGGCCAGAGATGAGTTCTGAGCGCGTGGGGCTCTCTGGACTGTcacacagcctggcctggcaggTCACGGGAGCACCGGGACCACGGAGGCCTGGGGCAGTGTAGTAGTGTGGTAGAGCCGTAGTGATGGGGAGGGGTGCAgctttcttctctgtggtgtcccagcagctgaaaaatgggaaaaggacACATTGTGGAAGTCAGTGACTCCAGGAACTTTCTTTGCTGCCTCGCCGTGTTTGTCTCACTGAGAAGTAAGAAGATAGGGTCTTCTCACCCCACTCCTCTCAGTGCCGACTTCTTGGCTATCCAGGGCTAAATCTGACTGGGGGAGGAGGAGCCTGGAGTCTTTCAGTGAGGGCTGTCTCATTCAGGAACTCAAAACTAAAGCCTTTGGATTTCCTGAGCACCTGCAAACTCCAGAACCTTGCTAAGTtacctgaggcaggaaaggtGAGGGACTGTGAATGTACAGAATAAAAGCCAAATGCTGGACACAGATGTTGATGGGAGCTTGAGTCTGTATTACCAGGGAGACGTGCACACTTGTTTCTGATTGAAATTTAATTAACAAATGATGGGAGGGGATTGAGCCCTCGGTGAAAGATAACAGAGTATTTACCCAGATGTCAGCTACTCTCAGTAAGGGAGAGCAAGAGAGAAAGTCAGCTGTGACGTGGCTAATGTGGAAAGGGTGAGGAGTGCCTTTAAGAAAAAGCACTGTACACTCACGTTTCCCTGTAGCCAgacctctcttttttttgttttcatttttttcccctctccatgCACTAAATTGTCCCTGAAAGCAGAAGAGAGATTTTGTTTATCATTTTCCACCCTGATAGAAAGACAAtctgctgtcactgcccaggGGATTAGTGTCCCGAGATGGGATTATATTGTAGCCAAATAGGAATTGAATGGGGTGGATGTGGAGTATCTAAAAGAGCAGTGacccttttcctgggaagcatTAGAGCAAGAGATCAATCTGTGGTCATGACATACTCAAGCCTTGATGAGTTGTGCATGGAGAACCCAAGTGCAGTTCAAGTGGAAGAAATCTTTAGAGCAGGGCCAGTGGTGTAAGAGGTGGTGAGTGATCCCCTTGTCACTGTTGGCACAGGGCCCCTGCTCCATGGGAAGGGAAGTCCTTCCTTAATCTGAATCCTGACGCTTCTTAACATGCAGGCTTGGGAAACCTGTGCTGGCAACCCTTTTTgcttcccatcccctccccagggtCGCAGG
Proteins encoded:
- the P3H3 gene encoding prolyl 3-hydroxylase 3, producing the protein MASLLCLSLLAAAAAATSPGRLAPFDLLYADGVRAYLARDWARAAELLQRALHSYAGLRAARRACRAACARQEPFGGGPGRWEAALLGPVLQRAGCLQRCLGRRLRPAPSAHRASRAVRRDFERREPYNYLQVAFFQLKKLDQAVSAAHTFFVANPQHLQMREDIEKYRRMSGVKSDSFQDLEATPHWEAYETGVQHYDADEYLQAVARLEESLSEALSALEECRALCEGPQEDEDEEEKMQPGLYEAIAAHYIQVLKCRQQCVLEIATKPGRISATEDFIPSHLDLLQFAYSQVGNQTLAAECAASYLLFYPTDEPMLEKMKQYRTELGEDVAITARQSIEHYVQRSLMEKKLIYYAVEHLGETFNDPDLWTPDELIPENLREKHREDQEKQKQETLYVEEREKRGALPFEGIAVTMDSQQMNGSQRVVFDRVLTESECKDLLRLTKAAGEAGDGYRARRSPHTPHERFEGLTVLKAVQLAQNGDVEWRDAKLLLQASEKSRKIIESYFTPGKKLHFSFTHLVCRRAVDGEQEGRMDLSHPVHADNCLLDPEGQECWKEPPAYVYRDYSAILYLNDDFQGGGLFFTEMDTVTVTAEVHPKCGRLVAFSSGKENPHGVWAVRRGRRCAIALWYTHSAEHAEQEWVKAEELMEQRAVEQDQPEGDKHQGTDGSSRSSSEPGAPRRAAKPADQRQKPGLDRKQHPKVLRARDEF